In Nostoc sp. CENA543, a single genomic region encodes these proteins:
- the ectB gene encoding diaminobutyrate--2-oxoglutarate transaminase, with translation MNIFETRESNVRSYCRSFPTLFHRAKGAFIYSESGEAYIDFLAGAGALNYGHNNDYIKQKVISYLDADAIAHGLDFHTSAKEQFISKFTETVLTPKNLDYRLQFCGPTGTNAVEAALKLARKVKKRPGIFSFMGGYHGMTLGSLSISGNRDIKAGAYGTSSNVAFMPYPFGFMESFDTIEFIESVLNDVNSGVEKPAAIIFETVQAEGGVIVAPIEWMQRLRNLCDRHDILLICDDIQVGCGRTGPFFSFERANIIPDIVVLSKSIGGYGFPMSLLLLKSELDIWEPGEHNGTFRGNQLAFVGGTAALEYREIVNLEKEVKIKELFLNNFLINKIVSISEKIKIRGLGLIWGIDISQLGDANLAKRITSRCFELGLIIEKAGRNNTVLKILPPLTIEMPILEQGCSIIKQAFDDCLT, from the coding sequence ATGAATATCTTTGAAACAAGAGAATCTAATGTCAGAAGTTATTGCAGAAGCTTTCCAACTTTATTTCACCGAGCCAAGGGTGCTTTTATCTATTCAGAATCAGGAGAGGCTTATATTGATTTTTTAGCAGGTGCGGGGGCGTTAAATTATGGGCATAACAACGACTACATTAAACAAAAGGTGATATCATACCTAGATGCTGATGCGATCGCACATGGCTTAGACTTTCATACATCTGCCAAAGAGCAGTTTATCTCGAAGTTCACCGAAACAGTATTAACTCCCAAAAATTTAGACTACCGACTTCAGTTTTGCGGCCCTACAGGGACAAATGCTGTGGAAGCTGCATTAAAGTTAGCCAGAAAGGTGAAAAAAAGACCAGGGATATTTTCATTCATGGGCGGTTATCATGGTATGACCTTGGGTAGCTTATCCATTAGTGGTAATCGTGATATTAAAGCTGGGGCTTATGGTACATCAAGTAATGTTGCATTTATGCCCTATCCCTTCGGTTTTATGGAAAGCTTTGACACGATAGAATTTATCGAGTCAGTTCTCAATGATGTCAATTCTGGAGTTGAAAAACCAGCCGCCATTATCTTTGAAACAGTGCAAGCAGAAGGTGGTGTAATTGTCGCACCCATAGAATGGATGCAAAGACTGAGAAATTTGTGCGATCGCCATGATATTTTATTAATCTGTGATGACATCCAAGTAGGCTGCGGCAGAACTGGGCCATTCTTCTCTTTTGAAAGAGCCAATATTATTCCCGATATAGTAGTCCTGTCAAAATCTATCGGTGGCTATGGTTTCCCCATGTCGTTATTATTATTGAAATCAGAGTTAGATATTTGGGAACCTGGCGAACACAATGGTACTTTTCGAGGTAATCAACTAGCCTTTGTTGGTGGTACTGCTGCACTAGAATATCGAGAAATTGTCAACCTTGAAAAAGAAGTTAAAATTAAAGAATTATTCTTAAATAATTTTTTAATTAACAAAATAGTATCAATTAGTGAGAAAATAAAAATACGAGGACTAGGCTTAATTTGGGGCATTGATATTTCCCAATTAGGTGATGCTAATTTAGCCAAAAGAATCACCTCTCGCTGTTTTGAACTAGGATTAATAATTGAAAAAGCCGGCAGAAATAACACCGTCCTTAAAATATTGCCCCCTTTAACAATTGAAATGCCCATATTAGAGCAAGGGTGTTCCATTATCAAACAAGCATTTGATGATTGCCTAACTTAA
- a CDS encoding cupin-like domain-containing protein, with translation MLTIDSEIDRRYQLSGEEFLLEYVKKSRPVVISGVIQNWDAFTKWSLPYFQSLAPELKIYAKHFHNGKIEIENFTFQEYADVLDKYEQGEQQTLPPYCHDLPLFSLIPELVKDVKPFVLEYLPKWYSYKWWRYCQFFIGPSQSLTPLHFDCLLTNNLFFQISGRKQFTLFLKEDAQYCYRCNWRWFKVDPEKPDLGQYPLYENAKPIQVIVNPGDILYMPPGTLHHVRSWDKSISFNIDWHTQSSVLQGLAASAKGMPLKNVYYNFILALGLIFRVPPQVIFRFYKTYLNYVS, from the coding sequence ATGCTGACTATTGATTCGGAAATTGACCGTCGTTATCAACTTTCAGGTGAGGAGTTTTTATTAGAGTATGTCAAGAAGTCTCGACCAGTGGTTATTTCTGGTGTAATTCAAAATTGGGATGCTTTTACTAAATGGTCGTTGCCCTATTTTCAATCACTTGCTCCTGAGTTGAAAATATATGCTAAACATTTCCATAATGGTAAAATTGAAATTGAAAATTTTACTTTTCAAGAATATGCAGATGTTTTAGATAAATATGAACAGGGAGAGCAGCAAACTTTACCTCCTTATTGTCATGACTTACCTTTATTTAGTTTAATTCCTGAACTTGTTAAGGATGTTAAACCATTTGTTTTAGAATATTTGCCAAAATGGTATAGTTATAAGTGGTGGCGATATTGCCAATTTTTTATCGGCCCATCTCAGAGTTTGACACCGCTACATTTTGACTGTCTACTCACAAATAATCTGTTTTTTCAAATTTCTGGGCGGAAACAATTTACTCTGTTTCTCAAGGAAGATGCTCAATATTGTTATCGCTGTAATTGGCGTTGGTTTAAGGTTGACCCCGAAAAACCAGATTTAGGGCAATATCCACTTTATGAAAATGCCAAACCTATTCAAGTAATTGTGAATCCTGGAGATATTTTATATATGCCTCCTGGGACACTGCATCATGTGAGAAGTTGGGATAAATCCATTTCTTTTAATATTGATTGGCACACACAATCTAGTGTATTGCAAGGTCTAGCTGCTAGTGCTAAAGGTATGCCATTAAAGAATGTTTATTACAACTTTATATTGGCACTAGGATTGATTTTTAGAGTTCCGCCACAAGTAATATTTAGGTTTTATAAAACTTATCTCAATTACGTTTCGTAA
- a CDS encoding condensation domain-containing protein has protein sequence MNTENIEDIYELSPLQHGILFHCVYGSEVTLYFSQLGFTFKVRNRLNFAAFERAWQEVVARHTMLRTGFYWEDIDKPLQVVYRHVELPIKQLDWRGIDATEQQKLLDDFLVQDREEGFDLSQAPLMRVTLIRFDDHTYKFVWSSHMIIVDGWSSPLVIKEVIELYIAYSQGQNIDLGKGSVFRDYIAWLRRQDSSQAEEFWRRMLKGLKAPTPLKNLYVDNLYNPEARYDEPQIKLSKATTAKLQSIARQHRLTINVIAQAVWVLLLSRYTCQTEIVYGCTVSGRPVDLKGSESMVGMLINTLPVRVKVEPNQYLLPWLQQFQEQLVEIRQYEYTSLVDIQRWSELPPGSPLFDSIFVFENQPVDDILQESQEREQSIELSLNLYKTNYSINLVGYPGSQLRIGISYDFRSFDSSTINAILRHFEILLENIAINPEVQVKDLSLLTEQGRDISLMLEKEARFNFELAVCN, from the coding sequence ATGAATACAGAAAATATTGAAGATATTTACGAACTGTCGCCCCTACAGCACGGTATTCTGTTTCACTGTGTCTATGGTTCGGAAGTAACACTTTATTTTTCGCAATTAGGCTTTACGTTTAAGGTGCGAAATAGGTTAAATTTTGCTGCTTTTGAACGTGCTTGGCAAGAAGTCGTAGCTAGACATACCATGTTGCGTACTGGTTTCTATTGGGAAGATATCGACAAACCACTGCAAGTTGTATATCGCCATGTCGAATTACCCATAAAACAACTTGATTGGCGAGGAATAGACGCAACAGAACAGCAAAAACTTTTAGATGATTTTTTAGTCCAAGATAGAGAGGAAGGCTTTGATTTATCCCAAGCTCCTTTAATGCGAGTAACTTTAATTCGCTTTGATGATCATACTTACAAATTTGTTTGGAGTTCACACATGATTATTGTGGACGGTTGGTCATCACCGTTAGTCATTAAAGAAGTTATTGAGTTATACATAGCCTATAGTCAAGGTCAAAATATCGACTTAGGAAAAGGTAGTGTTTTTCGAGATTATATTGCTTGGTTGCGACGACAAGATTCATCACAGGCGGAAGAGTTTTGGCGACGAATGCTGAAAGGATTAAAAGCACCTACACCGCTAAAAAATCTATATGTAGATAACTTATATAATCCAGAAGCACGATATGATGAACCACAAATAAAACTCTCAAAAGCAACCACAGCTAAATTACAATCTATAGCACGACAGCATCGCCTGACTATTAATGTAATTGCTCAAGCTGTTTGGGTTCTACTCCTGAGCCGCTACACTTGTCAAACCGAAATTGTCTATGGTTGTACTGTTTCTGGTCGTCCCGTAGATTTAAAAGGTTCTGAGTCGATGGTAGGTATGTTAATTAATACTTTACCTGTGAGAGTTAAAGTAGAGCCAAATCAGTATTTATTACCTTGGTTGCAACAATTTCAAGAACAATTAGTGGAAATTAGGCAGTATGAATATACTTCACTGGTAGATATTCAACGTTGGAGTGAATTACCGCCTGGTTCGCCTTTATTTGATAGTATTTTTGTATTTGAAAATCAACCAGTAGATGATATTTTACAAGAATCACAAGAGCGAGAACAAAGTATAGAACTGAGTTTAAATCTTTACAAAACCAACTATTCTATTAACTTAGTTGGCTATCCTGGCTCACAGTTACGCATTGGGATTAGCTACGATTTTCGCAGTTTTGATAGTAGCACAATTAATGCCATACTCAGGCATTTTGAGATATTACTGGAAAATATTGCCATAAATCCTGAAGTGCAGGTGAAAGATTTATCGTTACTGACAGAACAGGGACGAGATATCAGCTTGATGTTGGAGAAAGAGGCAAGATTTAACTTTGAATTGGCTGTGTGTAATTAA
- a CDS encoding non-ribosomal peptide synthetase, with translation MKLIAEFLSELSNLDIRLWLDGERLRCNAPKDVLTAELQAEITARKAEIIQFLHTSSTQETIKPVSRNQHLPLSFGQQGLWFIDELEGGSTAYNQLFAIKLQGVVQVAILEQALTEIIRRHEILRTTFKTINGQAFQAIAPEPTFTLAVETLEWQELQPFAVAQSQRPFNLAEGPLLRVTLVKLAPEEYVLLFVIHHAIADAWSSTIFIQELAAIYEAFSLGKPSPLPELPIQYADFAYWQHHKLQQLLPEQLRYWEQKLSDTPPVLQLPSRPRLAVQSFRGDIITLELNQDLTTKLKHLSQQSGVTLFMTLLAAFNTLLYRYTNQDDICIGTTIANRHSRELESLIGYFLNTLVMRTDLSGNPTFRELLQRVQNVAWEAYNHQDLPFDQLVAKLQPTRDLSHTPLFQVMFVLENAPKQEVQLSGLTLSFLEIPLATAKFDLSVSMRETEQGLLAKFEYNTDLFDADTITRMMGHFQTLLWGIVNNQEQSISELPLLTEAERHQLLVEWNQTQAEYPKICLHQLFEVQVEQIPDAVAVVFGEQKLTYKELNIRANQLAHYLQTLGVKPDVTVAICFERSLEMIVGLLGILKAGGAYIPLDPTYPKERLTQMLSDSQTSLLLTTENLAIALPEHPLNVVYLNTNWSIISQQSPENPVTDTKPKNLAYVIYTSGSTGQPKGVGCTHQGVTNLLTDFQIKQPLAQGNKCSLWTSISFDVSVYETFSALLVGGELHLTTESMRYEAITLFEWLESQQIHSAYIPPFMLKDLADWLQEKSHKLTLKRLLVGVEPIAEQLLQSMSKLIPGLQIINGYGPSETTICATLYTVSAESTCHQNTPIGRPVQNTEIYLLDANLQPVPLNVPGELYIGGVGLAPGYLNNSLLTAQKFISNPFKRGGRECDRLYKTGDLGRYLSDGNIEFLGRIDNQVKLRGFRIELGEIEAVLSKHPQVRQVVVILRDDTGFQRLVAYIVPHKQAQNLASELRNFLTSHLPNYMVPSAFVMLEALPLLPNGKVNKQSLPAPDTSRPELDKAFVAPCSFAEITLCEIWAEFLNVSQVGIHDNFFELGGDSIIAIQIIAKANQAGLKLTTKQLFQHQTIAQLANVAVLKPAIQIEQGLVTGKVSLTPIQHWFFEQNFSNPHHWNQTIVLEMPQALDLDLLEQALQQLLLHHDALRLRFEKTELGLQQVLSDIHTPISLQRFDFSRLTKIEQEQAFQTSAAELQTSLDLSVGRLTSFAVYNFGIQQPSRLLLIIHHLAVDTFSWRVLLEDVQTAYQQLNQGKKVQLLAKTTSFKYWSEHLYEYAQSVNLQKERDYWLTQCQQQKLPVDFADGENIVASERKIAIALTVEQTQTLLQEVPQAYNTQINDVLLTALVQAFSQWTGTRSLLVALESHGREDIIEDLDLSRTVGWFTSIFPVLLDLGRASHPGEALKTIKEQLRAIPNRGIGYGILRYLQQNNGLQNYPEPEVVFNYLGQFDQTFSNSSLFRFVQNSSGLMSSPRNQRSSLLEINGLVVNNKLQFDWTFSANIHRYSTIENLAQEFVKALTEIITHCQSTQEKNYTPSDFPELDLSQKGLDQFLAKLNHKGKSKVI, from the coding sequence ATGAAATTAATTGCAGAGTTTTTGTCTGAATTGAGTAATTTAGATATTCGGTTATGGTTAGATGGAGAACGCCTGCGCTGTAATGCCCCTAAAGATGTACTCACAGCAGAATTACAAGCCGAGATAACTGCACGGAAAGCCGAAATAATTCAGTTTCTTCATACTAGTTCTACTCAAGAAACAATCAAACCAGTTTCCCGCAATCAACATTTACCTTTGTCTTTTGGGCAGCAAGGACTATGGTTTATCGACGAATTAGAAGGTGGTAGTACGGCTTACAATCAATTATTTGCGATTAAGTTGCAAGGTGTAGTACAAGTAGCCATTCTTGAACAAGCACTGACGGAAATAATTAGACGGCACGAAATTCTGCGGACTACATTTAAAACTATCAATGGGCAAGCCTTCCAAGCCATAGCCCCTGAACCAACTTTCACACTGGCGGTAGAAACCTTAGAATGGCAAGAACTCCAGCCGTTTGCTGTGGCTCAATCCCAACGTCCTTTTAATTTGGCAGAGGGGCCATTGCTGCGAGTTACTTTAGTGAAACTTGCACCAGAAGAATATGTATTGTTGTTTGTCATTCATCATGCGATCGCTGATGCTTGGTCAAGTACAATTTTCATCCAAGAACTAGCAGCCATCTATGAGGCTTTCTCTCTTGGTAAGCCGTCCCCTTTACCAGAGTTACCCATCCAGTATGCGGATTTTGCTTATTGGCAGCATCACAAGTTGCAACAATTATTACCAGAACAACTCCGCTACTGGGAACAGAAACTGAGTGATACACCACCTGTATTACAATTACCCAGTCGCCCAAGATTAGCGGTGCAAAGTTTCCGGGGAGATATCATCACCTTAGAACTCAACCAAGACTTAACTACCAAGCTGAAACACCTCAGTCAGCAGTCAGGGGTAACTCTATTTATGACCCTACTGGCAGCATTTAATACACTCCTGTATCGTTATACCAACCAAGATGATATCTGCATCGGTACAACTATTGCTAATCGCCACAGCCGGGAATTAGAATCGCTTATTGGTTATTTTCTTAACACTCTGGTGATGCGTACCGACTTGTCGGGGAATCCTACTTTTCGGGAGTTGTTACAGCGAGTGCAGAATGTCGCGTGGGAAGCATACAATCACCAAGATTTACCATTTGATCAGTTAGTAGCAAAATTACAGCCAACGCGGGATCTATCTCATACACCATTGTTTCAGGTGATGTTTGTCTTAGAAAATGCACCCAAACAAGAGGTACAGCTTTCAGGACTCACTCTCAGTTTCTTAGAAATACCATTAGCGACGGCTAAGTTTGATTTATCTGTGTCAATGCGGGAAACTGAGCAAGGGTTATTGGCGAAGTTTGAATACAATACAGACTTGTTTGATGCAGACACAATTACCCGAATGATGGGACATTTCCAGACTTTACTCTGGGGAATTGTGAACAATCAAGAGCAATCTATTTCAGAATTACCTTTGTTGACTGAAGCAGAACGCCATCAGTTATTAGTAGAGTGGAACCAGACTCAAGCTGAATATCCGAAAATTTGTCTACATCAATTATTTGAAGTGCAAGTAGAACAAATACCTGATGCTGTTGCGGTAGTATTTGGCGAGCAGAAACTAACTTACAAAGAGTTAAACATCCGTGCTAATCAACTAGCACATTATTTACAGACATTAGGTGTCAAACCAGATGTAACAGTGGCTATCTGTTTTGAGCGTTCTTTAGAAATGATCGTGGGGTTATTGGGGATTCTCAAGGCTGGTGGTGCATACATACCACTTGACCCCACTTACCCAAAAGAGCGTTTAACTCAGATGTTATCTGATTCTCAGACATCGCTATTGTTGACAACAGAAAATTTAGCGATCGCTTTACCTGAGCATCCATTAAATGTAGTTTATTTAAACACAAACTGGTCAATTATTAGCCAACAAAGTCCAGAAAATCCGGTGACAGATACAAAACCAAAAAATCTGGCTTATGTTATCTACACATCTGGTTCCACAGGCCAACCCAAAGGCGTGGGTTGCACACATCAAGGCGTAACTAATTTACTGACAGATTTTCAAATTAAACAGCCGCTTGCTCAAGGTAATAAGTGTAGTTTATGGACGAGCATTAGTTTTGATGTCTCAGTTTATGAAACTTTTTCAGCTTTATTGGTAGGGGGAGAATTACATCTAACTACCGAAAGTATGCGCTATGAAGCAATCACATTGTTTGAGTGGTTAGAGTCGCAGCAAATTCATAGTGCTTACATTCCGCCTTTCATGCTGAAAGATTTAGCTGATTGGTTACAGGAAAAATCTCACAAACTGACTTTAAAAAGATTACTTGTAGGGGTGGAACCCATTGCTGAACAATTACTACAATCTATGAGTAAATTAATTCCTGGTTTGCAAATTATCAATGGTTATGGGCCATCAGAAACTACAATTTGCGCTACTTTATATACTGTTTCTGCTGAATCGACTTGTCACCAAAATACACCTATAGGCAGACCAGTACAAAATACAGAAATTTATTTGCTAGATGCTAATCTCCAACCTGTGCCATTAAATGTACCAGGTGAATTGTACATTGGCGGTGTTGGTTTAGCACCAGGCTATCTCAATAACTCATTATTGACTGCTCAAAAGTTTATTTCCAACCCTTTTAAAAGAGGTGGGAGGGAATGCGATCGCCTATACAAAACTGGCGACTTGGGACGTTATTTAAGTGATGGTAACATTGAGTTTCTGGGGCGAATTGATAATCAGGTAAAACTGCGTGGCTTCCGCATCGAATTAGGCGAGATTGAAGCGGTTTTGAGTAAACATCCTCAAGTACGACAAGTAGTAGTTATCCTGCGTGATGATACAGGTTTTCAACGTTTGGTAGCTTATATTGTGCCGCACAAACAGGCGCAAAATCTTGCAAGTGAACTAAGGAACTTCCTCACATCACATTTGCCTAATTATATGGTGCCATCGGCTTTTGTGATGCTAGAGGCACTGCCGCTTTTGCCTAATGGTAAAGTCAATAAGCAAAGTTTACCAGCACCCGACACCAGTAGACCAGAATTAGACAAGGCATTTGTTGCACCGTGCAGTTTTGCCGAAATTACCCTTTGTGAAATCTGGGCAGAATTTCTCAATGTGTCACAAGTGGGGATTCATGATAACTTTTTTGAGTTAGGCGGCGATTCAATTATTGCTATTCAAATTATTGCTAAAGCTAACCAAGCTGGTCTGAAGCTGACAACTAAACAATTATTTCAGCATCAAACTATTGCTCAGTTAGCAAATGTAGCAGTTTTGAAACCAGCAATCCAGATTGAACAGGGACTTGTCACAGGTAAAGTATCCCTAACACCTATTCAACATTGGTTTTTTGAGCAGAATTTCTCAAATCCCCATCACTGGAATCAGACAATTGTGCTGGAAATGCCACAAGCTCTGGACTTAGACTTATTAGAGCAGGCATTACAACAGTTACTATTACATCATGATGCTTTGCGGCTAAGGTTTGAAAAAACAGAGTTGGGTTTGCAGCAGGTTCTATCTGATATTCATACACCTATTTCTTTGCAGCGTTTTGACTTTTCACGACTGACAAAGATAGAACAAGAACAAGCTTTTCAGACATCTGCGGCTGAATTACAAACTAGTCTTGACTTATCAGTGGGAAGGCTAACAAGCTTTGCTGTCTACAACTTTGGCATACAACAGCCAAGTCGCTTATTACTAATTATTCATCATTTAGCTGTAGATACTTTCTCTTGGCGAGTTTTATTAGAAGATGTGCAAACAGCTTATCAACAGCTAAACCAAGGCAAAAAAGTACAGTTACTAGCGAAAACAACTTCTTTTAAATATTGGTCAGAACATCTGTATGAATATGCCCAATCTGTTAACCTGCAAAAAGAGAGAGATTATTGGTTAACCCAGTGTCAACAGCAAAAATTACCAGTGGATTTTGCTGATGGTGAGAATATAGTAGCTTCTGAAAGGAAAATTGCGATCGCTCTCACTGTAGAACAAACTCAAACCTTACTGCAAGAAGTACCACAAGCTTATAACACCCAAATCAATGATGTGTTACTCACGGCGTTAGTACAAGCTTTTTCTCAATGGACAGGTACACGCTCCTTATTAGTAGCACTAGAAAGTCATGGACGAGAAGACATTATTGAGGATTTAGATTTATCGCGCACCGTTGGCTGGTTTACATCTATCTTTCCTGTACTTTTGGATTTAGGAAGAGCATCTCATCCTGGGGAAGCATTAAAAACAATTAAAGAGCAACTACGAGCTATTCCCAACCGTGGAATTGGTTACGGTATTCTGCGTTATTTGCAGCAGAATAATGGATTACAAAACTATCCAGAACCGGAAGTAGTCTTCAATTATTTAGGACAATTTGACCAGACATTTTCTAACTCATCGCTATTCCGCTTTGTGCAGAACTCCAGTGGCTTAATGAGCAGTCCTCGCAATCAAAGAAGTAGCTTATTAGAAATCAACGGCTTAGTAGTTAATAATAAACTGCAATTTGATTGGACATTTAGCGCAAACATCCACCGATATTCCACTATCGAAAATTTAGCCCAAGAGTTTGTCAAGGCTTTGACAGAAATTATTACTCATTGCCAATCTACTCAAGAAAAAAATTACACCCCTTCTGATTTTCCAGAACTAGATTTAAGCCAAAAAGGTCTAGATCAGTTCTTGGCAAAACTCAATCACAAAGGTAAATCAAAAGTAATATGA